A section of the Veillonella criceti genome encodes:
- a CDS encoding iron-containing alcohol dehydrogenase, translating into MAYTTFRIPNTIIHGNDALCHLATLEGKRATIVTGGHSMHRFGFLDETKKQLEKAGMEVQIIDGVEPDPSIKTCVEGGAKMAEFKPDWIVALGGGSPMDAAKIMWVYYEYPGYDFMELVKFNFPKLRTKAKLICIPSTSGTASEITAFSVITDTDNNIKYPLVCPDMVPDIALLDNRIPAKMPPLITAQTGMDVMTHAVEAYVSTAADDYTDPLALHAIQLIFEYLETAYKEPDNMLAREKIHNASTMAGMAFTNASLGIVHSMAHKIGGEFHLTHGEANAILLPYIIQYNKKATSKYAKLEGILGIDNLEEAIWNLNQRLGLTRTIQEGQNTAISEADFQAVIDRMSPRALEDACTLTNPRKPTTEDIKKIYEAAYYGKPVDF; encoded by the coding sequence CTTAGCTACGTTAGAAGGCAAACGAGCCACTATCGTGACCGGTGGCCATTCCATGCATCGCTTTGGTTTTCTTGATGAAACCAAGAAACAACTTGAAAAAGCAGGTATGGAAGTACAAATTATTGATGGCGTAGAACCAGATCCATCTATTAAAACCTGTGTTGAAGGTGGTGCCAAAATGGCTGAATTTAAGCCAGATTGGATTGTAGCCCTCGGTGGCGGTTCCCCTATGGATGCCGCTAAAATTATGTGGGTCTACTACGAATATCCAGGCTATGATTTCATGGAACTTGTAAAATTTAATTTTCCTAAACTTCGTACCAAAGCCAAACTAATCTGTATTCCATCCACAAGTGGTACAGCCTCTGAAATTACAGCATTTAGTGTTATTACAGATACCGACAATAATATTAAATATCCACTAGTATGCCCAGATATGGTACCAGATATTGCTTTATTGGATAATCGTATTCCAGCTAAAATGCCACCACTGATTACAGCGCAAACTGGGATGGATGTTATGACCCATGCCGTAGAAGCCTATGTATCAACAGCGGCTGATGATTATACGGATCCACTAGCCCTTCATGCCATTCAACTTATTTTCGAATATTTAGAAACAGCCTATAAAGAACCTGATAATATGCTAGCCCGTGAAAAAATCCACAATGCCTCCACTATGGCTGGGATGGCTTTTACCAATGCCTCCCTTGGCATCGTTCACAGTATGGCCCACAAAATTGGTGGTGAATTCCATCTAACTCACGGTGAAGCCAATGCGATTTTATTGCCATATATTATCCAATACAATAAAAAGGCAACATCTAAATACGCTAAACTCGAGGGCATTTTAGGTATTGATAACTTGGAAGAAGCCATCTGGAATTTAAACCAACGATTAGGCTTAACTCGCACAATTCAAGAAGGGCAGAACACAGCAATTTCAGAAGCTGATTTTCAAGCTGTTATTGATCGCATGAGCCCTCGCGCCCTTGAGGATGCTTGTACCTTAACAAATCCACGTAAACCAACAACAGAAGATATTAAAAAAATCTACGAAGCAGCTTATTATGGTAAACCTGTAGATTTCTAA
- the rpsD gene encoding 30S ribosomal protein S4: MATRREARFKLCRRFGVNVFGHSKALKRVKKDQRQKKMSEYGTQLLEKQKVKAYYNLLERQFVRYYDKAKKMQGVTGENMLILLECRLDNLVYRIGFGNSIRQSRQMVNHGHVLVNGRRVDIPSYQCKPGDVIELREASRDNEMFKSNFQELRSFELPYITKELEAFKGTLTRLPERSELPIEVNETLIVELYSK, from the coding sequence ATGGCAACGAGAAGAGAAGCACGCTTTAAGTTATGTCGTCGCTTCGGTGTGAACGTTTTCGGTCACTCCAAAGCTTTAAAGCGCGTAAAAAAAGACCAACGTCAGAAAAAAATGTCTGAATATGGCACACAATTATTAGAAAAACAAAAAGTTAAAGCATACTACAACTTGCTAGAACGCCAGTTCGTACGCTATTATGATAAAGCGAAAAAAATGCAAGGTGTTACCGGCGAAAACATGTTAATCTTGTTAGAATGCCGTCTTGACAACCTTGTATATCGCATCGGTTTTGGTAACTCCATCCGTCAATCCCGTCAGATGGTTAACCATGGTCACGTACTTGTTAACGGTCGTCGCGTAGACATTCCTTCTTACCAGTGCAAACCTGGTGATGTAATCGAACTTCGCGAAGCATCCCGTGACAACGAAATGTTCAAATCTAACTTCCAGGAACTTCGTTCTTTCGAACTTCCTTATATTACTAAAGAATTAGAAGCTTTCAAAGGTACTTTGACTCGTCTTCCTGAACGTTCTGAACTTCCTATCGAAGTTAATGAAACGCTCATCGTCGAATTGTACAGCAAATAA
- a CDS encoding LysR family transcriptional regulator, whose amino-acid sequence MDELPTLQELQSFITYSKMGNFTLAAQAANITQSAFSAQMKKLERLVGVKLIARSTRGSRLTAEGEKFLPEAEHIIETLERAIHSIRLANKLERPMLNVGILRSIGDVRMNAYVSYFQQANPNFSISIYDMEEEEMLLDLRENRIDIGTCYLPNNKDMSSYESIAIREDSVVYYAPRREIPGDKLLTCEELLDYTMVMYPPKYFMSHRLKSYFSEEGRQSLPQLVRLSNPYAMIDYCQRNDAGALISRHLLDTLGITEGFNALAKPLNLQVCFVYRNNNSKWDTMKTFMDYIVQKVGQ is encoded by the coding sequence ATGGATGAACTACCTACTCTGCAAGAGTTACAAAGTTTTATCACGTATAGCAAGATGGGCAATTTTACCCTAGCAGCTCAAGCTGCCAACATTACACAATCTGCTTTTAGTGCGCAGATGAAAAAATTGGAACGCTTAGTGGGAGTGAAGTTAATCGCTCGTTCCACCCGTGGTAGTCGACTAACGGCAGAAGGTGAAAAGTTCTTACCAGAAGCGGAGCATATCATTGAAACGCTAGAGCGAGCTATTCATAGTATTCGTTTAGCAAACAAATTGGAACGTCCTATGTTAAATGTTGGGATTTTACGGAGCATTGGTGACGTACGGATGAATGCTTATGTATCTTATTTTCAACAAGCTAATCCGAATTTTTCTATTTCCATTTATGATATGGAAGAAGAAGAAATGTTATTAGACTTACGTGAAAACCGTATTGATATTGGAACTTGCTATTTGCCAAATAATAAAGATATGAGTAGCTATGAAAGCATTGCTATTCGTGAAGACTCAGTCGTTTATTATGCGCCAAGACGTGAGATTCCTGGAGACAAGTTATTAACTTGTGAAGAATTGTTAGATTATACAATGGTAATGTATCCACCTAAATATTTTATGAGTCATCGATTGAAATCTTATTTCTCCGAAGAAGGTCGTCAATCCTTGCCTCAATTAGTACGACTATCTAATCCATATGCTATGATTGATTATTGTCAGCGCAATGATGCGGGGGCTTTAATTTCTCGTCATTTATTGGATACGTTAGGCATTACAGAAGGCTTTAATGCTTTAGCTAAACCTTTAAACTTACAAGTTTGTTTCGTCTATCGAAATAATAACTCTAAGTGGGATACCATGAAAACATTCATGGATTATATTGTACAAAAAGTGGGTCAATAA
- the queF gene encoding preQ(1) synthase, translated as MASGRTSEELQGVHGLGQTTKYPTDYAPEVLESFPNKHPNNDYFVKFNCPEFTSLCPMTGQPDFATIYISYVPDERLVESKSLKLYLFSFRNHGDFHEDCVNIIMKDLIALMSPKYIEVWGKFTPRGGLAIDPYANYGKPGTEWENVAKERLHFHDMQPERVAYR; from the coding sequence ATGGCAAGCGGTAGAACAAGTGAAGAATTACAAGGGGTACATGGTTTAGGGCAAACGACAAAATACCCAACGGACTATGCACCAGAGGTCTTAGAGTCATTTCCTAATAAACACCCTAATAATGATTATTTTGTAAAATTTAACTGTCCAGAATTTACCAGTCTTTGTCCTATGACAGGACAGCCGGACTTTGCGACAATTTATATTTCCTATGTACCAGATGAGCGGTTGGTAGAAAGTAAATCCCTGAAATTATATTTATTTAGCTTCCGTAACCATGGTGATTTTCATGAAGACTGTGTCAATATTATTATGAAAGATTTAATAGCGTTGATGAGTCCTAAATATATTGAAGTATGGGGTAAATTTACACCACGTGGTGGTTTAGCGATTGATCCATATGCTAATTATGGTAAACCTGGTACAGAATGGGAGAATGTAGCAAAAGAGCGCTTACATTTCCATGATATGCAACCAGAGCGTGTAGCATATCGGTAA
- the truA gene encoding tRNA pseudouridine(38-40) synthase TruA has product MELVQRNIRLIVAYDGTELNGYQSQQNGITVQDCLESALSLVCNEPISIYGASRTDAGVHAQFQVVTFFTTGRIPVENLTRALIAHLPPYIVIRGAEEIPLDWKPRWNIVGKEYVYTIHNDIIEDPLTMRYHWHVKKPLCHESILQGACLLEGTHDFTTLQGANSTPANPVKTIFAVTPRFEGKTLRIHVVGDGFLYHMVRNIAGLLVDVGLGRIEAASIPELLARRDRRCIGKTAPAQGLCLEEIFFDEVRRSAVLKSLGR; this is encoded by the coding sequence TTGGAGCTAGTACAACGTAATATTCGCTTAATTGTTGCCTATGATGGCACTGAACTTAATGGCTATCAAAGCCAGCAAAATGGGATAACCGTGCAAGATTGTTTAGAGTCGGCACTGAGCCTTGTTTGTAATGAACCGATTTCTATCTATGGGGCGTCAAGAACGGATGCAGGGGTACATGCACAGTTTCAAGTTGTTACCTTTTTTACAACAGGACGGATTCCTGTAGAAAATTTAACAAGGGCTTTAATTGCACATTTACCGCCGTATATTGTAATTCGAGGGGCAGAGGAAATTCCATTAGATTGGAAGCCCCGATGGAATATAGTAGGTAAAGAATATGTGTATACGATTCATAATGATATAATTGAAGACCCTCTAACCATGAGGTATCATTGGCATGTAAAAAAGCCTCTATGTCATGAGTCTATCTTACAAGGGGCCTGTCTTTTAGAAGGTACTCATGATTTTACTACCTTACAAGGGGCTAATTCGACACCGGCTAATCCTGTGAAAACGATTTTTGCAGTGACACCGCGTTTTGAAGGGAAGACTTTGCGTATACATGTTGTAGGCGATGGATTTTTATATCATATGGTACGAAATATTGCGGGCTTACTTGTGGATGTAGGATTGGGGCGCATTGAAGCAGCGTCAATTCCTGAGCTATTAGCTCGTCGTGATCGACGTTGTATTGGTAAAACGGCACCGGCGCAAGGCCTTTGTTTGGAAGAAATTTTCTTTGATGAAGTTAGGCGAAGTGCAGTGCTAAAAAGTTTAGGGCGTTAA
- a CDS encoding 2-oxoacid:acceptor oxidoreductase subunit alpha, whose amino-acid sequence MQKRKDFIWKMGGQQGEGIESCGEIMATILAKEGYSLYSQRLFASRIKGGHTTFALRIALEQIMTVGESVDFLVALDQETVDMHGNEVRNGGYIICDSKVNPDFSKFEGAPVTCLAVPITETAMKQGSLLMRNIVALGMSVALLGFDKTPFKKAIAERFAKKSQDVIDKNLNAFEDGYTLIVEKRGEGDVDTLPVPEPKDQMFLLGNEALALGAIAAGSRFMASYPITPASEVMEYMIKKMDKIGATVVQTEDEIAACMTAMGGVYAGVRGFTCTSGPGLSLMAESLSMASMAELPMLVIDVQRSGPSTGMATKVETSDINAACHNAHGDYANIVISPTSIEECFYEIQKAFNLAEMYQCPVIFMPDLQQGLNKQSVPSFDLNRVPIERGKMMKEEDLPELERPHYFKRFELTEDGISPRTIPGMKNGLFLSTGLEHNEEGKPAEAPTMHVSQTDKRLRKLSTVADVYEPFLNNAKHDECDVLVIGIASSRGAIEEAAAELEAEGVKVNHLQLRLIKPFPKEQLMPFYEKAKKVVICEQNATAQLADLFRINMPNKCKLHSCLKYDGNPFTATYVKKAIKEVL is encoded by the coding sequence TTGCAAAAACGTAAAGATTTTATCTGGAAAATGGGTGGCCAGCAGGGCGAAGGTATCGAAAGCTGCGGCGAAATTATGGCCACAATCTTAGCTAAAGAGGGGTACTCTTTATACAGCCAACGTTTATTTGCGTCTCGTATTAAAGGCGGACATACAACCTTTGCATTGCGCATTGCGTTAGAACAAATTATGACGGTTGGTGAATCCGTTGACTTCTTGGTAGCATTAGATCAAGAAACGGTTGATATGCACGGCAATGAAGTTCGTAATGGTGGTTACATTATTTGCGATAGCAAAGTAAACCCTGACTTCTCTAAATTTGAAGGGGCACCAGTTACTTGCTTAGCAGTACCGATTACTGAAACTGCTATGAAACAAGGCTCCTTGTTAATGCGTAATATCGTAGCATTAGGGATGTCAGTTGCTCTCTTAGGATTTGATAAAACCCCATTTAAGAAAGCCATTGCAGAACGGTTTGCTAAAAAATCGCAAGATGTAATTGACAAAAACTTAAATGCATTTGAAGATGGTTATACCCTTATCGTTGAAAAACGTGGTGAAGGGGACGTAGATACGCTACCAGTACCTGAACCTAAAGATCAGATGTTCTTGTTAGGTAATGAAGCCTTGGCCTTAGGGGCGATTGCTGCTGGCTCTCGTTTCATGGCATCCTATCCAATTACACCAGCTTCTGAAGTTATGGAATACATGATTAAGAAAATGGATAAAATTGGTGCTACTGTTGTTCAGACAGAAGATGAAATTGCAGCTTGTATGACGGCTATGGGTGGTGTATATGCTGGCGTACGTGGTTTCACTTGTACATCTGGCCCTGGCTTAAGTCTTATGGCAGAATCCTTGTCTATGGCTTCTATGGCTGAATTGCCAATGTTAGTTATTGACGTACAACGTTCTGGTCCATCCACAGGTATGGCGACTAAAGTAGAAACTTCAGATATTAATGCAGCTTGTCACAATGCTCATGGTGACTATGCTAATATTGTTATTTCACCAACCAGCATCGAAGAATGTTTCTATGAAATTCAGAAAGCATTCAACTTAGCTGAAATGTATCAGTGTCCAGTTATTTTCATGCCTGACTTACAACAAGGTTTGAATAAACAATCGGTTCCATCCTTTGACTTGAACCGTGTACCAATTGAACGCGGTAAAATGATGAAGGAAGAAGATTTACCAGAATTAGAACGTCCACATTACTTCAAACGTTTTGAATTGACTGAAGATGGTATTTCACCTCGTACAATTCCTGGTATGAAAAATGGTTTATTCTTATCGACTGGTCTTGAACATAATGAAGAAGGTAAACCAGCGGAAGCACCTACTATGCACGTTAGCCAGACTGATAAACGTCTTCGTAAATTAAGCACAGTAGCTGATGTATATGAACCATTCCTTAACAATGCAAAACATGATGAATGTGATGTATTGGTAATCGGTATTGCATCGAGTCGTGGTGCTATTGAAGAAGCTGCTGCTGAATTAGAAGCTGAAGGTGTTAAAGTTAACCACTTACAACTTCGTCTAATTAAACCATTCCCTAAAGAACAACTTATGCCTTTCTATGAAAAAGCTAAAAAAGTTGTGATTTGTGAACAAAATGCAACCGCACAATTAGCTGACTTATTCCGTATTAATATGCCTAATAAATGTAAGCTCCATAGTTGCTTAAAATATGATGGGAATCCATTCACAGCAACCTATGTAAAAAAAGCAATTAAGGAGGTTTTATAA
- a CDS encoding QueT transporter family protein — translation MNTLSTTKKLTISGLCLALYIVIMMVTQGFAFGQYQVRIATALYGLAALFPFSILAFGFGNLISNLIMGGLGPIDAIGGCIVGLVTTSGIVLGKRMGLGNWIVIPFITLVPSLVVPLWLSPMLGVPYGVLVSSLLVGQGISAVVSFFIVNGLSRFSHMIMGTAPVAVDSEIDLQGEVPSYGKR, via the coding sequence ATGAATACTTTGAGTACAACAAAAAAGCTGACTATTTCAGGTTTGTGTCTAGCCTTGTATATTGTGATTATGATGGTCACGCAAGGTTTTGCATTTGGTCAATATCAAGTTCGAATTGCCACTGCTTTGTATGGCTTAGCAGCCTTATTTCCATTTTCTATTTTGGCTTTTGGATTTGGAAATTTAATTAGTAATTTAATTATGGGTGGCTTAGGTCCTATTGATGCTATTGGTGGCTGTATTGTAGGTTTAGTTACTACAAGTGGAATTGTTTTAGGGAAACGCATGGGCCTAGGCAATTGGATTGTAATTCCATTTATTACGCTAGTTCCAAGTCTAGTGGTTCCTTTGTGGCTATCACCTATGTTAGGCGTACCTTATGGAGTATTAGTTTCTTCACTATTAGTAGGCCAAGGAATTTCTGCAGTAGTGAGCTTTTTTATTGTGAATGGATTATCACGTTTTAGTCATATGATTATGGGAACAGCACCTGTGGCTGTTGATTCTGAAATAGATTTACAAGGGGAGGTGCCGTCCTATGGCAAGCGGTAG
- a CDS encoding 2-oxoacid:ferredoxin oxidoreductase subunit beta, with product MAQVTDYRNDIRPNWCPGCGHYGVQAAITDAVTQLDISPEKLAVISGIGCSSRIGGYFYAYGAHTTHGRALPYAQGVKLANQDLEVVVCGGDGDAFAIGMGHTIHAFKRNVNITYVVMDNHVYGLTKGQTSPRSDIGFVTKTSPHGSFESPLPICETAIAAGATFVAQGYMINRAELVELIKQGMQHEGFSFINVFSPCVTYNKRNGYDYFKENLTSLSKIEGYDPSNRAEALKTLGDYQGLLTGLIYEDTTKPCFEKALADANGGPHARALVHDVVKPDATMFQGLCDEFK from the coding sequence ATGGCTCAAGTGACTGATTATAGAAATGATATTCGCCCTAACTGGTGCCCAGGTTGTGGTCACTATGGGGTACAAGCGGCCATTACTGATGCGGTAACTCAGCTAGATATTTCTCCTGAAAAACTAGCAGTTATTTCTGGTATCGGTTGTTCTAGCCGTATTGGTGGCTATTTCTATGCATATGGTGCGCATACGACTCACGGTCGTGCCTTACCTTATGCACAAGGTGTAAAATTAGCTAACCAAGATTTGGAAGTTGTTGTTTGTGGTGGTGACGGTGATGCGTTCGCTATCGGCATGGGCCATACGATTCATGCATTCAAACGTAATGTTAATATTACCTATGTTGTAATGGATAACCATGTATATGGCTTAACGAAAGGGCAAACATCCCCTCGTTCTGATATTGGCTTTGTAACAAAAACTTCGCCACATGGTTCCTTTGAATCTCCATTACCAATTTGTGAAACAGCGATTGCTGCTGGCGCTACTTTTGTAGCTCAAGGGTATATGATTAACCGTGCTGAACTGGTAGAATTAATTAAACAAGGTATGCAACATGAAGGTTTCTCTTTCATTAATGTATTCAGCCCATGCGTAACGTATAATAAACGTAACGGTTATGATTACTTTAAAGAAAACTTAACATCTTTGTCTAAGATTGAAGGGTATGATCCTTCTAATCGTGCAGAAGCATTAAAAACATTGGGTGATTACCAAGGTTTATTGACTGGTTTAATCTATGAAGATACGACTAAACCATGCTTTGAAAAAGCATTAGCTGATGCTAATGGTGGTCCACATGCGCGCGCTCTTGTACATGATGTAGTAAAACCAGATGCTACTATGTTCCAAGGCTTATGTGACGAATTTAAATAA
- a CDS encoding DUF362 domain-containing protein → MGMSEVFYTSLRTRVGESLLDKLERLVRRAGMDKIDFNNKYVAIKLHFGEPGNLAFIRPQYVARIVKLIKEWGGKPFLTDCNTLYVGGRKNALDHLESAYQNGFNPYNTGAHVVIADGLKGLDEVLVPVPDGKHVKEAKIGRALMDADIIISLTHFKGHEAAGFGGVIKNIGMGGGSRAGKMEQHSAGKPYVQQDICVGCHKCEQYCAHDAVHVTDGKSFITEEKCVGCGRCVGVCPVDAISPMWDEANTVLSEKMAEYTAAIVRNRSRFHISFVMDVSPYCDCHGENDMPIVPDVGIMASYDLVALDQACVDKVNAQPPMPGSLLDEKIEKSWDHFHTIAPDTDWEAALVRAEQLGLGTRSYSIVEVK, encoded by the coding sequence ATAGGTATGTCAGAGGTATTTTACACATCGTTACGAACTCGTGTAGGGGAAAGTTTACTTGATAAATTGGAACGCTTAGTGCGTCGTGCAGGGATGGATAAAATTGATTTTAATAATAAGTATGTAGCCATTAAATTACATTTTGGCGAGCCAGGTAATTTAGCCTTTATTCGGCCACAATATGTAGCGCGTATCGTTAAACTTATTAAAGAGTGGGGCGGTAAGCCATTCTTGACAGATTGTAATACTTTATATGTTGGCGGGCGTAAGAATGCACTTGATCATTTAGAATCGGCCTATCAGAACGGGTTTAACCCTTACAATACAGGGGCTCATGTAGTCATTGCTGATGGACTTAAAGGTCTTGATGAAGTGTTGGTACCAGTACCTGATGGGAAGCATGTAAAAGAAGCTAAAATTGGTCGGGCACTTATGGATGCGGATATTATCATTTCCTTAACACATTTTAAAGGTCATGAAGCGGCTGGTTTTGGGGGTGTCATTAAAAATATTGGCATGGGCGGTGGCTCACGGGCTGGTAAAATGGAACAACATAGTGCGGGTAAACCCTATGTACAACAAGATATTTGTGTAGGTTGTCATAAATGTGAACAATATTGTGCGCATGATGCGGTTCATGTGACCGATGGAAAATCTTTTATTACAGAAGAAAAATGTGTCGGTTGTGGTCGCTGTGTTGGCGTATGCCCTGTAGATGCGATTTCACCTATGTGGGATGAAGCCAATACTGTATTAAGTGAAAAAATGGCAGAATATACGGCGGCTATCGTACGCAACCGGTCGCGCTTCCATATTAGTTTTGTAATGGACGTATCACCATATTGTGATTGTCATGGTGAAAATGATATGCCAATCGTACCTGATGTGGGGATTATGGCATCCTATGATTTAGTAGCACTAGATCAAGCTTGCGTTGATAAAGTGAATGCACAACCACCAATGCCAGGCAGTCTGTTAGATGAAAAAATAGAAAAGAGTTGGGATCATTTCCATACTATTGCACCTGACACTGATTGGGAAGCCGCCTTAGTGAGAGCTGAACAATTAGGGCTTGGTACGCGAAGCTATTCCATTGTAGAAGTAAAATAA